The DNA segment ATTGATCAAGTGTCATAAAAACAGCAAACAGGATAATGACGTACTTTACAATGTTTGCAGAGAATGAGCTTCCAGTGTAACGAGCAATCAGTTGCTGAAGAAGGTTTGCGGCTACTAATCCAAGTCCTAAAATCAACAGTGCACTCACGAGCATTGGTAAGTAAACGATGATTGCATTTCCAATCTGGTTTAATACGTTTAATCTCAGAACATTTAATGCCTCTACTGTAAAGAACAGAATGATGAGAACTTTTACAATCTGTCCAAGGATCTCGGCAAGCTGGAAACGTGGTGTTCCATCACTTGTTGGTCTGAAGCCAAAGTATCCATAGATGGAGTTAATGCCTGTGCGGTTTAAAAGACTTACTAGCAGGCCAGATACAAAGCGAGCAAGATAATAACCAACAATCACTAGAACAATAGCAACAAAGATGTTAGGGATCATTCCAATCACTCGATCAAGAACAGACACGATCGGTTGAGAAATCATTTGGATATTTAATGCTTCAAGTGCAATCGTAATGACTGGGACAAGAAGAACAAACATCACAATGTTTGAAAGGACGGTAGAAAGAGTTTCCTTTGGAGGTTGCTCTTGCTTCCCTACATAAATTTTATTAAAAAAGCGATCAATCTGTAAGCCATTTAAAAGATTGTAGACAAGGTTGCGAACAAACCTGATTACGATAATCCCGATCGTTAAGATAATTGCGGCAGCAAACAAGTTAGGCAAGAATGCAAGAAACTTTTGCATCATACTTGAAATGGGTTGAGAAACAGAGTTCATGTTCAACGCGTCAAGTATACTCGGAATAAATAATATGAAAACTAAGTAATAAGCAATGGTGGCTAATGATTTTAACGTGTCGAGGCCCTTTTCCTCAGTTGGAACGACTCTTCCTCTTGCTAGAAGTCGTTGAACTCCCAGTTTCTTAAGCCCTTTTTCCAATATTCCCTTCACAATCGTCGCTACTGCAAATGCAAGCAATAAGAGCAATAATGCATACACCACGTTTGGAATGTTGGATACAATCTGGTCAAACATGTTTCTAAACGAGTCAGTTACACCATTCAAAAAATCATCTCCTAGTATATAAAATATGTACTACAAGGATTTCATTCCTTTAAAGTAGGTGTGTTAAACATGAGAATGTTTATAAAAAAATTATTCATACGAAAAAGGCCTCTGAACAAGAGTCAGAGGCCTTTCAAACATTAACCGTTAATGACACTTCCGCCATTTACATGAATCATCTGTCCTGAAACGTAGGATGAGTCACTTGAAGCGAGATAGACATAAGCTGGGGCGAGCTCTGCAGGTTGTCCAGCGCGCTTCATTGGAGATTGATCGCCGAACTGTGCCACATCTTCACCAGGGAAGGAAGCAGGAATCAGTGGTGTCCAAATAGGACCTGGAGCCACGCCGTTTACGCGAATGCCTTTTTCCACTAAGTTTGTGGCAAGAGAGCGGGTGAGAGCGACAATGGCTCCTTTTGTTGCGGCATAATCCATGAGAACAGGATTCCCTTTATACGCGACAATGGATGCAGAATTAATGATCGAGCTGCCTTCTTTTAGATGTGGCATCGCGGCCTGGATGAAGTAAAAGTATGAGTAGATATTTGTCTGGAATGTCCGTTGAAGCTGAGAGGCAGAGATGTCCTCAATTTTTTCTTGATAATGCTGCTCTGCTGCGTTGTTAACAAGAATATCAAGCTGCCCAAATTCATCTACCGTTTTCTTCACAGCATCGTGACAAAACGTTTCTTCACCTACGTCTCCACTCACTAGAAGGCAAGAGGCACCGTGCTCCTCTACTAATTGCTTTGTTTTCTTAGCGTCTTCATGTTCATTCAAATAGATGATACTGACGTTTGCACCTTCTTTTGCAAAAAGAATCGCGACAGCTCTCCCAATTCCGCTGTCCCCACCAGTAATTAACGCCGTTTTCCCTTTTAACTTAGAACTTCCTGTGTACGATGGATCATCGTAAAGGGGCTCCGGCTTCATTTCACTTTCAAATCCTGGTTGAACAGACTGTGTTTGTGCTGGCTTGTTCTTCATTTGTTCCTGTTTTTGTTGGATATCTTTTTGACTGGACATGAAAACACTCCTCTAAACTGATTCGTATTAGTCTTTACCTTTTCATTTGAAAATATAAACGTAGAGTAAAGTAAATCAGGCTGGGGGATAACTAAAAATCAATTTGAAAAGGCGAATGATTCGATTACAGAATCATTCGCCTTTCGTGATTTAATTTGAACAAGCGGAGGGATTCTCCTGTAGCGGGTTATTTGCTAAATTCGTGTTTTACTCGCTACATTAATATTATGTCCCGCCCTCACGGTGATTTTTAAATCTATCAGTATAGCTCTGAAAGAGTGACAATCGGTCCTTCTGGCAAGAGGTTGTCTGGCTCGGGTTCAAGTGTGATCGCGATAGCCTCGAATAAGTCTTCAATATTCGTATCGGAATCAAGGTCATATACGATGGCACCTTCTCCTTGTTCATTTGTTGTAAAGGAGCCTGAGGGTAATGGTGTTTCATCTTGGAATAACCAAATTTGATAGACCTCTGAATCCACAGGTTCAGGCATTTGTTCGACCTGTACAATTAATTTGTAGCCATCTTCTTGTTGAACAATGGAGGCCTGACCAACATGCTCATTTTCTTCACTTTCAGAAAGGAGAGAGGTTGAAGTGATCACTTGTTCGATCTGCGCCGTTCCAGATGAAGGCGGTTGTTCTGCATCATTTATTTGGCTAGCTAAAAGGTCGCGCTCTAGTTCTGTATTAGCAAGTTCTGATTGCGAATCATTTAATTGATTTATCGTATAGATGTTTATTCCGATCGAAGCGATTAAACCGGCTGCAATAATCTGAGCCCATGGCTTCCATTTATTTTTCTTTTTAGTTGGTGTGTTAATTGGAGTAATAACATCATTCTCTGGCTTCTTTTCGGTTGTAGATGGTTTCTCATCTTCAACAATCGATCCTAGAATTCGTTTCTTCATGCCACTAGGCGGTGTGTGCTGTGTTGAATGTTCAGATATATCATTATTAAATTCAAAGAGCTCCTGTAACTGCTGCTGGCACTCTTCGCATTCTAATAAATGGAGTTCAAATTCTTCTTTCTCTTTTGGATCAAGGTGATCATTAAAATAGTCAAGTAAGTTTATGCATTTGTTATCACTCATAGATATCGCCTCTTTCACCCTTCCTGTTAAGAGTCTTACGTAGTTGGGTTAGTGCTAAACGTAGCCTGCCTTTAACAGTTCCAAGGGGAATCTTGCAAATCTTTGCTATGTTCCTTTGTGGTTCTCCGTCAAAGTAAAATAACTTAACTACATGCTGTTGTTCTTCTGGTAAATGGGCCAGAGCTTTTTGGATGGTCTGGCTTTCTTCTTTAAGAACAACAACTTTCTCTGGTATTTCTAGATCTGGCTCAGCGTCTCGGTCCTGAAACTCCACTTCCGTTACCTTTTTCTTTCTAATCTGATCAATGGCTGCGTTTCTAGCGACGGTCAAAAGCCAAGAGGAGAACTTTCCTTTACCTAGATCATAATTGGCTTTATTTTGCCAAAGCTTCATAAAAAGATCCTGCATCAATTCTTCAGTTAATCCCTCGTCCTTTGTAAATCGATAAATGAATGAAAATAAAATTCGTTCATACCGATCATACAGCTCCTCAAGAGCCTTCTTATCATGCTGAACAATTTGTTGATATAATTGTTCGTCGGTAAGATGTGGCATGTATAACTCCTTTGTACGCTGCTCCCTTGTATTAGAAAGTCTCTCCATAGGTAACCTGCATTAATACAACACCGTAATTGTTAGACTTCCTTTCATTAAGCATACGTAAATTGAACGGACTTGGATCATTAAGCAAGATAAAAACCCCGTTAACTTTTTATTGTATCCGTTTACTCTCTATAAATCTATCATTTGAGGTTTGAAATTTCTTCTTGAAGGTATAGAAAACAAGCTACATAAAAATTAGGAGGAATGTTTAAATGACAAAAATATTGATACCTTATTACTCATCTTACGGTCATGTCTTTCAGCTTGCAAAGGCAGTGGAAGAGGGTGCAAGCAGAGTAGAGGGGGCAGAGGTACGTTTAGTGAAGATTCCTGAATTTAAGGAAGTAAAAGAAGCGATGTCTGCACAGGATGCTTACGTAGAGGCACAAAAAGCTCAAGATCGTATAGAGGAGGCAACGCATGATGATCTAGTATGGGCTGACGGAATCATTTGGGGCTTCCCAACCAGGTACGGAAATATGCCGGCACAGGCGAAGCAGTTCTTAGACTCTGCAGGAGGCCTTTGGGCAAATGGTTCGCTTGAAGGACGTGTTACATCCGTTTTTACAAGTACGGGCTCAATCCACGGAGGACAGGAAACAACAATTTTAACTTCACTTGTCCCATTACTACATTTTGGACTAATCTATGTAGGTCTTCCATACGGAGAGAACCAGGAACAGTTAACAACAGATGGAATTGGAGGCAGTCCTTACGGCGTATCAACCGTAGCTGGACCAGATGGAAGTAATGGCCTTGATGAGAGAGAATTAACGATGGCGAAGAGATTAGGAGAAAGAGTAGCAAACGTTGCAGCGAAGCTTTCAAAGTAATGCAAAGAACCTAGGGATCGTCATTTCCTAGGTTCTTTTTTCTATTCTAGTTTATTTCCAAAAACGGTCGTATAATAAGAGAAAGAAAAACAAGGGAGGCTTCAACACGTGAAAAAACGACTATCAAATAAAACCCTGTTTATTATTATAGCTGCAGTAGCGTTTGTATATGGAATCTCGTACTGGTTTGTGACAGGAAAAGCCACGATCTAATAACAGGTTCTTATATTTCGCCAGCTCATTTCCCGGGGAATTTGTCGGCTGGATAGAGAAATTGAGGCATCGGACAACTTGTGACAACAATTGTTGCAACGCCGGTTGATATGACAGCAATCGTTGATAATACGATTTCTTCAATCGTAACAATGGATAGACCAGCTACAACAGCGAGCATATCAAAAAAGATGATAAGCACTCCTACATTGTAAGGGACCTTTGTAGCAATCATTTGTGCCAATAAGTCAAAGCCGCCTGTACTAATATCCATTCGAAACATGATTCCTGCCCCAATGCCGAGTAAAAGACCGCCGGTAATTGCACTTGGAAGTGGACCAAGGATAGCGAGATCAGGAGAATAAAGAGAGACCCAATCAATTAAGAAAGAAGAAACAATGACACCTGCAAGGCTATTGTAAAAAAATGAACGGAAGTAAAACCATGCAAAGATGTAAATTGGAATACTCACGACCAGAATGGTTATTCCAACTGGTGTATTCCAAAGATAATGGGCGATTAAGCCAATTCCTATAATCCCACCATCTAGTAGATGATACATCGTAAAAAAGAAATTAATCCCGATACTAATTAATAAACACCCAATCAAAAGTGTCAGTACATAACGAACCATTTTTCGCATCACACCCAACTTGAGATATCCGATTGACAAGCTCTTTCACTTATATGCGGATGGTCCAAGCAGTATGAGTCAGATCACAAAAAATGAAAAAATGCGAAGATCCCACATAGGATCTTCGCATTTTTTTATGTTAAATTCGTCAAAAACGCCGTTGCAATACCAAAATAAATTAGTAACGAAAAGATATCATTTAAAGTAGTAATTAAAGGTCCTGAAGCAACAGCTGGATCCACTCCAAATCGGTGAAGAATAAGAGGGATGATTGTCCCAGCAAGTGTTCCAATAATTAACGTACAGAACAGGGACACACCGACAACCATACCTAGAGAAGGATCACCAATCCATAAGAACGCTATGAGTGTAATCAAGGTTCCGCACGTGACACCAATAATTAAACTTACGCGAAATTCCCTGAGAATAAGATTCGTCACTACTTTTTTATCAATGGTGTTCTGGGAAATTCCTCGTACAACCACAGCAAGAGATTGAGTGCCGGTATTACCGGTCATTCCCGCAATCATCGGCATAAAGAACACAAGAGCAACAACCTGGGCAAGCGTGGCTTCAAAGTAATTCATAATACTACCTGATACAAGTCCAATTAATAAGAGCAGAATCAGCCATGGAAGTCGTCTGATAGAGGCTGTCCATGCTTTAGTCGAAAAATCGATATTTCCTGACGCGGAAAGCTTTTCAATATCTTCGTTTGCCTCCCGAATGACAACGTCTAGAGCATCATCAACGGTGATAATACCAAGTAACGTGTCTTCATCATCAACAACTGGAACCGCAATAAAGTCATACCGTTCAATGATGTTTGCGACCTGCTCCTGATCATCGGTTACCTTCACTGCGACTGTACGCGTAAACATGATATCTTCGATGACTTCATTGATATCCGCAATTAATAGGTCGCGATAGGAAACAACGCCAACTAATTTCTTCGCTTCATTAATGACGTATAAATAATAAATGTTTTCTGAGAAGCTCGCGTAATCCTTTAGTTTATCAACCGCTTGTCTAACGGTTTGATTGGCGTGAATCCAAATAAATTCGTTCGTCATCAATCCTCCGGCTGTTTCAGCTGGATAACTCATGAGTGAGCGAATTTTTATGGAATCTTCCTTTTTCATTACATCTAGGAACTCTTGAATGCGTTCCACGGAAAGCTCGTTCAATAAATCGGCTAATTCATCATTTTCCATTAAATCCATTACTTTTGATGATTCTTCAACACCGAGCTTCTGAAGGATCTCTACTTGGTACTCTGTTTCAAGTTCCTCAATTAAGTCGGCAATTTGATCGGGGTTCAAAAATGTTAGAAATTTGTGATGATGTTTGACCGGGAGAGAACGGTAGATTATCGCTACATCATAGGGGTGTAGTTCATCTAATAGTTCCTGTAATGAGTGTCGTTTGGCCTCTCGAATATATTTAATAACCAAAACGAGAAGTTGGTCTTCTGTCATGTTAGCGATCATTTCTATGCACCTCCATACTCATCCTAATTACTTTACAGAAAAAAACACAGCAAGTAAACCGGATATTATCTCCTCTCATTATTCCCTTTTCCTTGAGGGATGTAACCTGAAACAGAATATTCTCATAAAATTAGTTGACAATGAGAATCGATTTCAATTAAGATGATAGTGAGAATTATTATCAAATGAAGGTGAGGGTATGACATGACGTCTCTAATGATTGTAGGAGCTGATCATTTAGGTTCCATTCCAAAGAAGCTTGAGGACATGGGGTTTGCGAACATTCTACATATAAGCGGAAGAAAGACAAAAATGGTGAAACGTGAGATCCCCGCAGACATTGATATGATTCTAGTATTAACAGACTTTATCAATCATAACCTAACGACCGTTTTAAAGAAAAAAGCCATGGAGCAGGATGTGCCTGTATGTTATGCAAAACGCTCGTGGTGTTCTATTTATAAAGCCATAGGCGGGTGTGAGGCTGGCTGTCCAATGAGTAAGAAATAATCGTAAATGAGAATCCTTCTTTATAATGATTATAAAAAGGGTTTCTTTTTAATTGAGAATTGTGATACTATGGGAATAGTTAAAGAAACGAGGTGGAGACCCATGGAGAAGACACTGAACGTGCTTCATGATCTTTTTACCGCAATGAAAAAAGAGGTTAAAAGGTATATTCAAATTCTTGAACCAAAAACCACTAACCCTAGCAACGACTATGAACGTATGCTTGTGCGTAAAGCATTAGGCATAGAATACGCCAGAAAAAAACGAATTAAACAGACTTTACGAAAGCTTAATGAGTGGCTCGAAGCAGATTCACATAAGGATCTGGCACAGCATGAACTTATTGGGTTGTATGCAGATCTCCAGCTTGAACGATTTGCCCTTCAGGCATTTAGTCAACATGTGGAGGATGCACGCGTATTGGATTACGAGACAGAAGAGAATGAATTAGATAAGATGCAAGAAAGTGTACAAACACAAGTTGATGAACTTCAAACGATTTTAGAGGAGATCCAAAGCAATTGGGTGGAACCGACTACGTTTACCGAAGAAGAATCAACGCAGTCAAATGATTTAGAGAGACCGGCTTTCTCAGTTGGAAGTCTATTGTAAGACGAAAAAAGGAGAGTGAGTGCAATGAGTAAAGCATCAAGATATCCAGATGCACCTTTAAATGAAAGTGAATTTAATCACTTAGATCAAGTGGTTGCAGATATGGCTAAAAGCCAATTAGTGGGTCGCAAATTTATTAGCTTACATGGACCGCTAGGAAGAGGCGTACAGACAATCCATACAGATGTATATCTAGATGACCACGAAGCCATTATGGATCATCAGGGATTAAATGAAGAGATTGCTGAGTCAACAAAGCGCGTGAGCCACACAATCCCTCTTATTTACAAAGACTTTGTCCTATATTGGAGAGACGTTGAGCAAGCAAAAACATTAAACATCCCGGTTGATTTCTCCGGTGCAGCAAACGCAGCTCGCCAGGTTGCCTATCTGGAAGACCAAATGATTTTCCATGGTTCAAAGGAATTTGATATTCCTGGGCTAATGAATGTGAAAGGTCGCTTGTCACATGTTACCGAAAGCTGGTACGAATCTGGACATGCCTTCCAGGATATTGTTGAAGCTAGAAGTAAGCTAATGGAGCTTGGACATCATGGACCATATGCACTTGTGCTTTCACCTGAGCTATATGCGATCCTACACCGTGTTCATAAAGAAACAAACGTACTTGAAATTGAGCATGTTCGTGAAATTGCAACGGCTGGTGTATTCCAATCCCCAGTATTAAAAGGCAAGACAGGCGTTCTTGTGAATACAGGGCAGCATAACTTTGACCTTGCTGTATCTGAGGATTTTGAAACAGCGTACCTTGGTGAAGAAGTCATGAACCATCCGTTCCGTGTTTATGAAACATTGGCTCTTCGTATTAAGAGACCATCCGCGATTTGTACGTTAGAAAGCCAAGAAAAAGAATAATATACAAAAAAGAAAAAGCATGCGGCCTAAGCCAGCATGCTTTTTTGATTAATGGAAATAATGTTATGGTCCGGTTCAGCATAGATCACGAAGTCTGTGTAGCCATTCTCTTCAAGATGTTTTGCACCGATATCACAAGCAAGTCCTTCCACCTCACGTTTAAACGGAGACGTAAGACAACCTTCGTTTACCTCACACAGTCGTTCTAAGTATTGTAGTGTATCTGTTAGCAGGTATGTTTTAGCATGAGAATTTTCTAATTGGCAAATTAACTTATGCTCTAGGTTCTTCATTATGGAAATTTCATCAATGTTAACAATGAGTCGCTCACCGTCATTCGTCATGAAACCAACGGACTGATAGACACCACGTGTTTGTTCAATGCTTGTAAACACCGGGTGTTGAAATTCTTCTCCAGAACGCAATCGAATCGATTTAGCCTCAATGGCACCACCGACTTTACGTTTGTTTGTAAGTACAGTGTGGATATCCTTCAGAGCGTGAACAGTTACTTTTTTCACGAAAGCTCCTCCTTCGCCGTATCATTCTAGCGTAAGTATACTAGAGGATGATAATCATTGTCAATTGTATCTCGGTTTAAATTGGTAATATTCTAATAATAGTATGGCTAAGACATGAGAGGATTATACGTAATTAGAAAGAGTAACATAGGGAGAACTAAACAATAAGGTTTGTTATAAACACGAACATAGCAACAAATCCGCTTCAGGAGAATCCCTCCCTTTCCACGGGAACGGCCTCAGCCCCTTTCGCGGAAAAGGCACCGCTACAGTGTCTTCACCGCGTTCTGTTCCGTAGGAGTGTCGGGTTCTCCTTCCGCTTGTTTTAGGAAAATATAAATGGGGAATGATTCAGCCGTCGAATCATTCCCCATCCTTTAATTCATTTTTAGTTATGTTCCATTAAACCTTACTCCATAAAACGTAGAATCATTAATCCCACAACAATGACTGCGACGACAATCCAGATGATTTTCTTCTTTTGCT comes from the Alkalihalobacillus sp. FSL W8-0930 genome and includes:
- a CDS encoding mechanosensitive ion channel, translating into MNGVTDSFRNMFDQIVSNIPNVVYALLLLLLAFAVATIVKGILEKGLKKLGVQRLLARGRVVPTEEKGLDTLKSLATIAYYLVFILFIPSILDALNMNSVSQPISSMMQKFLAFLPNLFAAAIILTIGIIVIRFVRNLVYNLLNGLQIDRFFNKIYVGKQEQPPKETLSTVLSNIVMFVLLVPVITIALEALNIQMISQPIVSVLDRVIGMIPNIFVAIVLVIVGYYLARFVSGLLVSLLNRTGINSIYGYFGFRPTSDGTPRFQLAEILGQIVKVLIILFFTVEALNVLRLNVLNQIGNAIIVYLPMLVSALLILGLGLVAANLLQQLIARYTGSSFSANIVKYVIILFAVFMTLDQLGFATSIVNLAFLLILGSLAVAFAIAFGIGGREFAKRQLSKFENKLESKDSPKSQDQEPPHPMN
- a CDS encoding SDR family oxidoreductase produces the protein MSSQKDIQQKQEQMKNKPAQTQSVQPGFESEMKPEPLYDDPSYTGSSKLKGKTALITGGDSGIGRAVAILFAKEGANVSIIYLNEHEDAKKTKQLVEEHGASCLLVSGDVGEETFCHDAVKKTVDEFGQLDILVNNAAEQHYQEKIEDISASQLQRTFQTNIYSYFYFIQAAMPHLKEGSSIINSASIVAYKGNPVLMDYAATKGAIVALTRSLATNLVEKGIRVNGVAPGPIWTPLIPASFPGEDVAQFGDQSPMKRAGQPAELAPAYVYLASSDSSYVSGQMIHVNGGSVING
- a CDS encoding anti-sigma factor, translated to MSDNKCINLLDYFNDHLDPKEKEEFELHLLECEECQQQLQELFEFNNDISEHSTQHTPPSGMKKRILGSIVEDEKPSTTEKKPENDVITPINTPTKKKNKWKPWAQIIAAGLIASIGINIYTINQLNDSQSELANTELERDLLASQINDAEQPPSSGTAQIEQVITSTSLLSESEENEHVGQASIVQQEDGYKLIVQVEQMPEPVDSEVYQIWLFQDETPLPSGSFTTNEQGEGAIVYDLDSDTNIEDLFEAIAITLEPEPDNLLPEGPIVTLSELY
- a CDS encoding RNA polymerase sigma factor, which produces MPHLTDEQLYQQIVQHDKKALEELYDRYERILFSFIYRFTKDEGLTEELMQDLFMKLWQNKANYDLGKGKFSSWLLTVARNAAIDQIRKKKVTEVEFQDRDAEPDLEIPEKVVVLKEESQTIQKALAHLPEEQQHVVKLFYFDGEPQRNIAKICKIPLGTVKGRLRLALTQLRKTLNRKGERGDIYE
- the wrbA gene encoding NAD(P)H:quinone oxidoreductase, which produces MTKILIPYYSSYGHVFQLAKAVEEGASRVEGAEVRLVKIPEFKEVKEAMSAQDAYVEAQKAQDRIEEATHDDLVWADGIIWGFPTRYGNMPAQAKQFLDSAGGLWANGSLEGRVTSVFTSTGSIHGGQETTILTSLVPLLHFGLIYVGLPYGENQEQLTTDGIGGSPYGVSTVAGPDGSNGLDERELTMAKRLGERVANVAAKLSK
- a CDS encoding YitT family protein, with product MVRYVLTLLIGCLLISIGINFFFTMYHLLDGGIIGIGLIAHYLWNTPVGITILVVSIPIYIFAWFYFRSFFYNSLAGVIVSSFLIDWVSLYSPDLAILGPLPSAITGGLLLGIGAGIMFRMDISTGGFDLLAQMIATKVPYNVGVLIIFFDMLAVVAGLSIVTIEEIVLSTIAVISTGVATIVVTSCPMPQFLYPADKFPGK
- the mgtE gene encoding magnesium transporter; translated protein: MIANMTEDQLLVLVIKYIREAKRHSLQELLDELHPYDVAIIYRSLPVKHHHKFLTFLNPDQIADLIEELETEYQVEILQKLGVEESSKVMDLMENDELADLLNELSVERIQEFLDVMKKEDSIKIRSLMSYPAETAGGLMTNEFIWIHANQTVRQAVDKLKDYASFSENIYYLYVINEAKKLVGVVSYRDLLIADINEVIEDIMFTRTVAVKVTDDQEQVANIIERYDFIAVPVVDDEDTLLGIITVDDALDVVIREANEDIEKLSASGNIDFSTKAWTASIRRLPWLILLLLIGLVSGSIMNYFEATLAQVVALVFFMPMIAGMTGNTGTQSLAVVVRGISQNTIDKKVVTNLILREFRVSLIIGVTCGTLITLIAFLWIGDPSLGMVVGVSLFCTLIIGTLAGTIIPLILHRFGVDPAVASGPLITTLNDIFSLLIYFGIATAFLTNLT
- a CDS encoding DUF2325 domain-containing protein, producing MTSLMIVGADHLGSIPKKLEDMGFANILHISGRKTKMVKREIPADIDMILVLTDFINHNLTTVLKKKAMEQDVPVCYAKRSWCSIYKAIGGCEAGCPMSKK
- a CDS encoding family 1 encapsulin nanocompartment shell protein, whose translation is MSKASRYPDAPLNESEFNHLDQVVADMAKSQLVGRKFISLHGPLGRGVQTIHTDVYLDDHEAIMDHQGLNEEIAESTKRVSHTIPLIYKDFVLYWRDVEQAKTLNIPVDFSGAANAARQVAYLEDQMIFHGSKEFDIPGLMNVKGRLSHVTESWYESGHAFQDIVEARSKLMELGHHGPYALVLSPELYAILHRVHKETNVLEIEHVREIATAGVFQSPVLKGKTGVLVNTGQHNFDLAVSEDFETAYLGEEVMNHPFRVYETLALRIKRPSAICTLESQEKE